TCCATCTTTCCTCCTCCCACCAAGTGCAAAGGTCGGGTTTCTCCACCAGGGGGGGACTGCTGGCCCCAAACTCGCACACAGTCACTTCTTGACAGAGGCCAGATAGGCGAACCAGAAGAGGGCCACCAGGTTCCCAAACAGCACTCGGAACTGAAGTGAGAAGAAAACCAAGGGCAGAAAGGGGGGGAACTTAGCTTGCTGACAAAGTAGTTCATTCAGGGTTATTCCAAATCAACTGTCCCCAATGACTCAAGCAGGGATGGAGGCCCAGGAGACTCTGGGTCGCTTTGGTAGCAGGAAAGGCCTAGGTTCAATTCTCCACATGGCCACAACACACCTTTGGCAAATGGTTAGGTCTCACTGTCTGTTACCATCTGTAAAGTGTGAACCACTCGTGTTCACCAAAGAATCATAGGAAGAACACAGATGAAGACTAGAAAtcaggggggggggttaataacCACCCAGTTCTTCCATAAAAAGATGGGCTAACTCACCTGAGATTTTTTtagattattaaaaaaaagatactcTGGCATGTATCGTTCCCAGGCAGTTCCTCTGAGGGAAAGGCACTTTTGTTTGCAGAAGAGACAACAGCAATTAAAGCCAGTTCACTTATattgcagacacacacaccctttggtcCCTACACAGTTCCTGTGGGTTCACTGACCCCCAGAAACAAAATTTCAAGGACGGAGGGGACTCAGTGGGCTGCAGAAGAAGAGAGAGTGGGAAGGCCCCATTCTGCAAGGTCTGTGGACTGATGCATATACCTAATGGAAATGGTGCAGTAATGGGAATTAGGACAGAAGTATAAAATTTTGAACGGATAGAATTTTcacctctctttcttcccctctcaTAAGAACAGAACTCACATTAAccccaagacatttttttttcagaatggcCAATTTCTTCCATAACCTAAGAAGCACAGAGTATAGTAATGATGAGAAGACTCTCACTTCATGGAAGAGTGGCCCATCAACAGTTCTTAACCATGAAACTTAAAAGGAACCTTCATGTAAAAAGGCAGTATACCCCTGACAACAGATATGCTGACAACAAGCTATGATAGGGCAGCGGCAGCTGCATTCATGCTCTGATCCTGAGCCCCCAGAGGTCGCCTCTgcttgaaacagaatgctggacacaATATATTTGGTCTGATTTAGCCAAGCTCATGTTACTGTAACTGTGGGGTGATGGGGAAAAAACTAACACGACTTTACAGCTGGAGGAGACCCCCATGGGCAACTTGGCAGTGGCCAGGGCCaagctgcaaccccccccccccccaccaccaccaccacccatttcTGTTACCCTGTCTTCAAAGGCAGAAATAAGAGTGCTGATTTAAAGGCCAAATTCACACATGCAGTTGGCACAGGAGCTGCTTCGACGCCATACTGCTAGAAAGCACATGAGAATTAAACATGCCGCATGGGGAAGGAACACATTCCAATCTGATCTCTAGGCTACAAAACGGGAAGAAAAGAACACTCACCTGCACAGGAACATATTTGACATTAATAAACTGGATTGGTGTCCACATTTTCCAGTTCATTTTCAGGGCCCGCCAATAACCAGAATTTATCCTCTTCGTGAAAGCTGAAGTGTCTTTCCCCTGAAAAACAAGCATGGCATCAGCTGACCACaccactccctcccccaccctgagagCCCTTTAAGCAAATaacagagccccctccccaattaagTGCTtccatgtttattattttattttactgcagCAATTGGGTTCCAACAATCCTTTCTTACTTTCCTATTTCTAAAGGGGGCTTGACACCTACACATTCAGCTCTTAAAACAGCCTggtctcaaagaagaagaagtttggatttataccttccaccctttttctcctgtaaggaacctcaaaggggcttacaaactccattctcttcctctccccacaccttgagaggtaggtggggctgacaaaggtctgagaggactgtgactagtccaaggtcacccggcaggaatgtgcaaaagtggggaaacaaatcttgttcaccagataaggttctgctgctcaggtgaaggagtggggaatcaaacctggttcttcagattagtgtTTACCTGCTTTTTACTgctgcaccacgctggttctaCAAGCACTGTTGTTAAGAGTGCCACTTGTGGCACATCTCTGCCACCTCCCACTTGAAAAAGGGGTGGGCATCAGGTTAAGCTCAGGAGATTTCAGTTGCTGATCCCCTTATATTAAAGTGATGACTACAAGACATATGGATTTTGTACCGGTACTTGAAATCCATCCATTCTGACACACAATGTCTGGAAACCTAGAATTTTGTTGGGTATAAGATatagggatggggatggggaaatCATATCCAACTTTTTGTTTATCTATCACCCAACGGGTACAGCATGAGCTTCTCACTAAGTTCCTCAACACCTGGGCATAATTTACAAGCACTTGTATAGCTATACTCAATGCCAGCAACTTCAGAAAATGTGAGAGCTGACCTTGAAAGATCAGACACCAAAGACAGTATTTTATGAGGTTGCCTGGCATGATCACAAACATATTACACTCAGCAGAACCTATCTGCAGACTCAAGAGTGATCACTGAGTAGCATGCAGGCACACATTTTGAATCAGCCCCCAGTGAACAGCCTTGCTAATTTCTCTGAAAAGTGCTGGGCCCAGGCTATGCAAAGCAATACTGGAGAGCTCCAAGGGTGCCAGAATCAAGTGGGGGCTTGCCTGTATGAGCTATGGTCACCAAAGGATAAACCACTGCATGTGAACCAGTCCTATTGCCACAAGCTAAAAGGCCAGAACTTACCTCCAGCAGGTTCATGACAAAGAAAAAGAGCAAAAGGAAGGCTGGGGCAACAATGACCCGGTCTAGAAAGAGTCTCTTGACTGTGGAAAAAGGCACATCTGGTGGAAACAGCTGGTCCAAGTACAGGTAGAAGTAGTGGCTCAGTGGCCCTGTGAACAAGAACCTGGCAAACCAAGGACAGAAAAGTCTGCACATCTTTTCATACTGACCTAGTAGCAAATTAACATGTTCACTTTGAGCCTGGCTGCTAGTGTAACAGAAACACCTACATTTCTCTGAAGGTGACTGGTTGAGCTGCCATGATGTCATGAAATATTTGCCAACATTCTGGCAGCTCAGGATTAAATTGCAAGGAATGGAAGCAGTGCAGATTCTGTGAGGAAAGTGAGAGGTCaatacaagtgtgtgtgtggggggggggggggaatttaccAAAGAGCAAGAGGCAAAGAAGGGGTGGTATACTATTGGCTTGAATGGGGGAACAGAGGCATCCACAGCAGGTCAAGAGGACAAGGGCTGGGAAGGTGTGAAAGAAGACCCACAGGTGGAGAGGCAGAAGAAAAAGCTACAAAATAGGAAGTCCGCAGATTGAACTGATAGTTAAAAACCAGAGGCAGAACTTTCTGGCAGAACTGCTCAAAACAGACCTCAATGCAAAGGGATGGGGAAAGAAGATCACAGACAGACAGGAATGGTTGTATGATTTTGGTAGACAGAGAATAGAAGGGAAAGGTGCCCGAGAGGCTGGCACCTGGAGGGGTGTCTCAGGTAACCAAAGGGCAGCAAGTGAAGGAGAAGGTCACATACAGATGTGAATTAGCCAGGTTTTATTGCAGGGAGTAGCAGCAGTTGCCTGTTCCCcaaagccagccacagatacgcCCATTAGATCCTGATAAGATTTTGGCAGAAGCTTTTGCAATCAGCAGTCTGCTCACATCTTCCAAGGTGCAGCCTTTTCCTTGCCACCCACTCACTTACCCATAGATGGCAAATCTCAAAGGCTCGCCCAAGTCAAAACTTTTCGAAGGGTCTTTCTTTTTCCGACTCTGCTCGATGATCTGAGACAGCAGGCTCCCGAGAGCTGACAGAAGGGCACTACAGAGAAAGAAGTTGAGAGGAGATCAGTGTCTGGGGCCAAAACCGAAAAGGCCATGTAAGCATCCTATTCTAGTGCTCAGTCCCAGCCACAGAAAGCCGTAAAAATGCATCATATGAAAACAGAGGAGCATAGCACAGATATAAAGTAGatgttttgcattcagaagatCCCAGTATTGCAGGAATCTTCAAGACTGCAAGCAACATGATCAAAAAAGATCTCCACTCctgcagagccactgccagttagaAGACACAGCAGTGGGCTAGATGGAGCTCACTCTGCGAGGCATTAACTATAAAGTTACATTGCTCAGTTATAGGTCAGGAAACAAGACAAACAATAGTAATGCTTAGGCTCATCCTCAGCTCGAAGAGGATTATTCATACTTATTTTAATTACAAATAAAAACTTGGCTGTTGCCAGTTACATTATAGTTATTACTATTTAGCAggtaaacaatttttttcaaatCCAAACAACACGGTTTTTTGTCTAGTACTGGTAAAAGTAAGTTATTTCTTAAAGATACAAAACTAGAACAATAAAACAAGGTGTGGCCCAGTGTCTCAACAGCATTCAAACTGCAAGCACAGATTCTGTCCTGAAATTGGATTTTTAACCCTTGCAGTATGCCAGTGTGGGTAAAAGCCCGTCTAGTGTGGGTAAAAGCCCGTCACTGGcaaggctcagatagctgaaGTAAATACTTAGCCATACAGCCAATTTCAGGAACAATTCCAAAGTGCAAAGGAGAACAGAACTTTCTAGCTTCACCAGTCAACCTCTGGTATTCTTGATCTGCACCTCCTCCCACAGGTTTACTCCCATTTCTGTCTTAAGAAAGCAGAAAGTGAAGCAATTTCTTcatgtgcaagaaaccacagcagaGCCAAAATGCCTCAAACTCCCACAGAGGAAAGATTAAGAGATCACATCTCAAGACAGTAGTGCATCACAGGTACCTGTCAAGCACAGGTATTGCATTTGGAAGCATCTCCTAGGAACAAGCTTCTGCTTGTGGGAAAAATTAAGGAGCTATACCTGCTAATACTTAAGACACACTTTGCAATAACCAGAGATATTGCTAACATTTTGCTTCCAAATGTGTATCATTTCAAAACGCCATGGATCCACCCCTTTAGGGGTAAAAGCAAGTAGTCAGGCTAGAGAAGAAGAGCTGATTATGCTAGGGCAGTGACACCTAGATCTCAGGTGGCTGAGGTACTTATAGAGCACAGTGATCACTGGCTAGCCACCATAATTTCTTTTGGACTCTGAACCCTGATTGGTAAAACATTGGAAGACAGCTTGCCCGATCAACTTGAATACTTACGAAAAATCCCAGTTATCTCACTTTTGCTGAAGTTAATTATTTATCAATTCAAATCTATGAAATCTGTGGTAAAAGCCAGCTTTCAAAGTTCCAAGAACAATTCTCTTTGCAACAAATCCAGACTCATGTTTTTGAAGAAACTTGCTTTCAACTAAATAGGCTGCTAACCATAAGGCTATAACTCCCCACCCCACATGCTTAGgttggaagtaaatcccattcaGCTTGGTGGGACTTACTTGTTAGtaaacatgaacacatgaatcAGACCTGAGGTTCATCAAGGTCAATACTGGcttctcagactggcaacagctctccaaggtcttagaTAAAGATATTTCACATCATCTGATCCCCTTGGatatgccagggactgaacctgggtctttctgcatatcaaacagatgctctaccactgagccatagtacCTGCTTTAACATAATACAGCACCTGATCCACCCAACATGCTTCAGAGTCAGGCTGTTGGGACAATTCCAtgtagaagaaggagagtttggatttatacccctcttttctctcctgcaagggatctcaaagtggcttacaaactcctttcccttcctttccccactgcaGACACATTgtcaagtaggtggggctgagagagttccgagaggactgtgattagcccaaggtcacctagcaggcttcaagtgtaggagtggaggaaaaaaacttgcttcaccatattagagtgcacagctcatgcagaggagtggggaaacaccgctcttaaccactgcaccacactagctaATTTTACTAAATCCTCCTGAATTCAGCATAGCAAATCAGGTGTGGAACTGGGTGAGAGGAAGACCTCAAGACTTTAATCTTATGCACACTTTTTGGGgactaagccccactgaatacagCAGAACTCCCTTCTGAATAAATATGCTTAAGTTCAAACTGCAAATTTTACTTAGAGCTGCAGCATTACTTTTCCAAGAAATTAAATCCCTTGGAATTAAATGGGTCTTATTACTGAGTAAACCTGCTTGCGATCAGGCTATATATGTTTTGTATAAATTAAGACTGTTATGTATATTTAtctaggagtaagccccattgaatacaACAGGACTTTTCTCAAATACATAAGCTTACAATTGAACtatttaataataaattaagCCCTGTTGAAAGTGTGGGTTTCATTGAGGCTTTCATGACAGTAAACCTACATAGGATAACTggaatttattattgttttctgtTGATTGAAACTGCCCAATGGCCTGAATAACTTCATTGGACTTTACAGTGCACTAGGTTGATGCTGCAGGGTGGGACACCCAATGGAAGATGCCCATTTTGTGACAGCACACAAAAGATAGGAAAGTTGCTGTCACAGAGAATCAGACACCGCATTTCTCAACACAACGGAGACAGGAACTCAACATAAATCACCgatggagaaggagggggaaaggaaaacaccggttaagtattgtcgaaggctttcacagccggattcaactggttgttgtggattttacgggctgtgtggccagggtctggtagatcttgttcccaatgtttcacctgcatctgtgactggcatcttcagaggtgtatcacagagagaagtctgttatacactgtgtccagccttctcttataacagacttctctctgtgatacacctctgaagatgccagtcacagatgcaggcgaaacattaggaacaagatctaccagaccctggccacacagcccggaaaacccacaacaaccagctggtTAAGTAAATTTAGGAAATAAAGCCCATAGCGTCCAGCGAGCCTTGTTCCCACCAAAGCGTATATAACTATTGCAACTTTGGGATTCAATCAGGACATGGCTGCATgcttactcggaagtaagtcccactgagttcaaccAGGCTTACTGCCGGACAAGTAGTAAACTCAAAACTGTGGCCCCGGGTAAGGTTCACACGCACCTGGACACGGCTTTAGTGAGCACCGGGTAGAGGCGCAGAAGGATCAAGTAACGCGCAAGCAACTTCTGCGGCAGTGGCCCCGATTCGAGTTTGGAATGCACCGGAGACATCGCACAGAACAGAGTGGAAGGAGCGCAGCCACTGAGCATGCGCTCAACTTCCTTATACCCAAAGGTCTTTTTCTTCAGGTCCCTTCGGACGACTCCGCATCACCCCAGAGTGACATCTACCCACAATATTAGCCAATCAGGAAAAGGGAAGTGGAATACACTGGATAAGGGGGCGGGGCAAGAGAAAGAGGCAAATCCATGTTGAGAAAACGAGAACACTTTCCCCAATGAGGGGCGGAGCTATGGTGTTTGTGGGCGGGGTGGATAGTAGGGGCGGACACCTTACCACCCATTGGCTCTAATGAGGAGAACGAGAAGAGATTGATTTTGTCATTGAAACCTATTGGCCAATAAGAATGTTGCAGGCGTTCATACAAAAAAGCAAGGTAAATAAAGATATTGGCGAGCAAAAACTGTCGGGCCATGCCTGCAAGCACTTGAGGTGATAAGGGATACGGAAGGGGGCGGTGACTTTTATTCCGATTGGATGGGAAACGGAAAGGCGGCCCCAGAAACCGAGTCGTGATTGGCGATAATACATAAAAACTATCTTAGTTTGACAGGCCTGTTCGTACGTCATGGTTAATCACGCGAGACTTCCTGTACGTCTCGCGAGGATTCCTCCAGCGCGCGAAACTCTGAGCGGTCCCGAAGCAGCGGGCAGGTCTTGGCTGCGATGGCTCAGAGGAAGGGCGGCTGGCGGCGCCGCCAGGGGGAGGCCCCCAGGGAAGATGCCGACGAAGAGACACCGCGGTGAGAGGAACGGGAGGGATGAATGGGCACGGCCGTGCATGTGCAGAGTCTTAGCCCGCACCTGAGGCTGTCAAACATTCTTGAAGTCAGCCAGTATTTCTTGGTCCCTGAGCATGTGTGAAGTATTTGCCCCGCCTCAGTTCTGGGGACCTTGTCCTTGCTGGAGCCCATCATGGTTCATCAGTCAATACGTCAAGTACTGTCCTTGTGTCAAGTACTGtcctttatttataccccactttctccagTGGAGACCAAAGAGGCTTATGCATCCTCCACTctgccattttgtcctcacagcaaccctgtgagataggttaggctaagaatggCCCAGGTCATATTGCAAATTCCGTATCAGAGTAGAAATCCAAACCTGTGCTTCCCAAATCCTagttgtttgtttgctttatttgtaCCCTGCATTTCTCCTCAGCAGGGACCCAAgacagcttatatcattctcctatcttccattttgttctcacaacaaccctgtgaggtgggttaggatgAGATAGGgactactccaaggtcaccccgagagcttccatggcaccactggggatttgaatctaggtctCCGTATACTAGTCCAGCATTCTTAATCACTAGTCACACTAGTtttctaaccactaaaccacacttgCTTTTATGTGCCAAGTGGCATTTTCCTTGCTTCTTCATTTactattttggcactatgaatgaAATAGGGAGTCAGCATAAGCACTGGTGGCTGTGTTGCCATTTCTAGTCTAAAAAGTGTGCTAATGTGAATCCAGCCCAATTTCCAGGCTGAGCTGCATTGAATCCTTTATCAGAAAAAGGTGAGCAAAAACTGGTAAAGTAAATCAACATTGTGCCTATGCTTACTgcagccaattttttttcttcatgtgcTAAAGGAAATGCTCCACCCAATTTAAAAGATTCTACAAGTTTATGAGGAGCACTGACAATTCAGATACGCCAAAAGGAGTAGAAAATGTCATGGAGAGAAATGATGCAAAATGATAGGCTGGAGAATTAGTGAACTCAAGCAATCAAAATTGTATCAGGCACTGAAAATACCAGTACCTAATACCAGAAGCCTCCCACGttaccaaggatgtaggtaagggggggggggttcttgggttcaaccccccccttcCGCATTCATgactgaagctccgcccctccgtttatgggtttttaaaacatttttagggttttttttgtttttggcctgaagggggtgcattgtttgggctagcagcaccaaactttcaggggttgtttgggggactctcctgatgatatacctgggtttggtgaggtttggttaaggggattcaaagttatggactcccaaatggggtgcccccatcctccattgtttccaatgggagctaatagaaaatggggctacatctttgagggttcataactttggacaccctgaaccaaacttcaccaaacctgggatgtattttcaggagagtctcttattaataccacccaggttttgtgaagttttgtccagggggtccaaagctatggacttccaaaggggatgcccccatcccccattgtttccaatgggagctaatggagatgggggctacacctttgagggtccataactttgggccccctgaaccaaacttcaccaaacctgggtggtatcattaggagagtctcctaaagataccctgaaagtttggttcttctaacttaacaattgcacccctgacagcaggcaccccaaatttccccagattctccttttaaatctacccccttcggcatggatttaaagggagaatctgaggtcctcagtttagaagaagaagaagagtttggatttatatcctccctttctctcctgtaggagactcaaaggagcttacaatctccttgaccttcctccctcacaacaaacaccctgtgaagtgggtggggctgagagagctccgaaaagctgtgactagcccaaggtcacccagctggcgtgtgtgggagtgcacaggctaatctgaattccccagataagccgccatagctcaagtggcagagcagggaatcaaacccggttcctccagattagaatgcacctgctcttaaccactatgccac
The nucleotide sequence above comes from Sphaerodactylus townsendi isolate TG3544 linkage group LG13, MPM_Stown_v2.3, whole genome shotgun sequence. Encoded proteins:
- the PXMP2 gene encoding peroxisomal membrane protein 2, producing MLSGCAPSTLFCAMSPVHSKLESGPLPQKLLARYLILLRLYPVLTKAVSSALLSALGSLLSQIIEQSRKKKDPSKSFDLGEPLRFAIYGFLFTGPLSHYFYLYLDQLFPPDVPFSTVKRLFLDRVIVAPAFLLLFFFVMNLLEGKDTSAFTKRINSGYWRALKMNWKMWTPIQFINVKYVPVQFRVLFGNLVALFWFAYLASVKK